One Mus musculus strain C57BL/6J chromosome 2, GRCm38.p6 C57BL/6J genomic window, AATATATTGAGTGTATATTTGACAATCTTGTTACTTAAAtgtgaaagaaatcaaagagttAATGTTTTAGGTTGTGAAGACAGTTTAAAAATGTCACAAAAGATAAGAGCTACAAAGAATGAGGTAGATAAAGTTGCCAACATTAaaatgacgatgatgatgatataaAATGGCAGGAAGTTGGGAAGGATAATTGATGGGTCCCAAGGGAGTTGAAGGAGGTGGTAGAGGTTGATAATATCAAAATACATAGTGTGCacgatgaaatatttaaaaaataaattaagtattatattttgaaaaattaaagtttgaATGGAAAATACTGACAAAAATTAGTAAGATGGATAAATTACTAAGATGAAAAGTACTATGGACAACAGATTTTATGTGCATACTTAAAATGAAACATTAATTATTCTATTAATTCCTCCACTGGTTCTTGACATTaatttataaaaaacaaagactACACTCAGAAAATGGCTATAATGATTGATACTTTAGCAGCAGAAGGCATACTGTGAAAAACCTGCCTATCCTTGGGAATGATACAAACAACATAGACAAAATCAAGTCAATAACTGTTCTAGACAACTAAGAGGTATAAGGAGGCTGAAAGTAAGAGGTTGAGGATTGACACAACTCACTATCTCCCTACTTGAAACATGATCTGGCCTGGCTTGGTTCTGCAGGGCTTTGGTCTCATATCAACACCCTCAAATTTAGGTGCATAGAAGGTGCACTTTACCAGTTTTCAAAGTTGGCAGCATATTGGCACCACTGGTGAAATATAAAAACCACTCATTTTTTGACTCTACTTCCAGGTCCTCTAATTTTACTGGTAAAATGAAGCCTGGCACACCAAGATTCCCCCAAGTTCTTTGATTATTTaaagatgtattcattttattattttatgtgtttgagtcttttggttgcatgtatgtctctgtaccacCTGTGTGCTTGGtacctgaaaaaatccaaaaagagTGTCGCATTCCCTGGGATTAGTGATACAGTTGTGAGTTACCGgatgggtgctggaaatttaaCCTGGTTCTTCAAgaggagcaacaagtactcttaactttTGAGagttctccagccccacatttgttttttttttttatgtggagTTAACATTAGAAAAACCATGAATACATTCTTAGTGGCTAGAGCTTTGACAATGAATTGTAAATGTACATTTCTCTGCAGCTGTTATAAGCAATTCCCTACCTAGTTCTTTGAGTGATTTCTCACAGATACTAAAGAAGCATTCAGTACATTACTGTTGGCCACAGCAGAGAATGGGAAGTCACCAACTAACCCAGGGGTAGAGTGTTTAAATAGAGTCTAGTGTGTATACTCCAGTGTTATACAACATTTCTATACTCTATGGTGAAAATACTATTAATCTTCACAGCTGGGGGTGAATAATCACCCCCCTGGAATTTACTAGACATGAATTTTGGACATCTATGATGTCACACATGTGCAGCCTTAGATCTGGTAGAAGAGTAGAGGGAGAAGCTGATGGCCTAAGCATAAAAGCCCAGAGGACAGTTGTTTGGTAGAGTGAGGTAGACACAAGTAGGCACATGAATTCCCCAGTTGGAAGGTGCTTGCCTGCTGTCTCCAGCCCTCTGAAGAGCTTGGACCCAAAGgctagaggccagaagatgaagAGTACTACTATGAGGTGGGGTCATATGTGCTATATTGCATCACAAAGCGTTGCCTGGGCTTCAAGGTCAGGACTTACATAACTGCCTGACCAGGGCATAAGTGTGAGCTGAGAGTGTGGGAAACCCAGAAGAACCACAAGCTGGGGTggccagagagaggaaggagcccaGCAGGACGAGCAGGTGGGAGAGTCACAGAAAGGTAAGGCCAGAGAACACTGGGGTACACTACCTATTATAGTTCCAATTTACAGGATAGAGTAGATAGTAGCAGCATGGGCCATGTGAAAACTCACCAGGGTCTTCCTAGAGGTTTGTTTCTCTAGATGAATGGATTGTACCTAGAATGGGAGGCAAGAGGAAAATGCCTGTGGCAGAGCCTCTTAAACTGGGGGTGCTATTGACAGGGTATTTTTAGACAAGGGGAAAGGTGACTCTTATGGATGTCCCAAAGAGTTACGTCTTGAACCCAGCTATGCTGATACTGAGAAGGTGGGTTGTTGTAAGATCCTTGAACTGCAAAATGTATCAGAGTCAAATGGAGTCATTTTGTTGTGCCTTAACCAGATATGTAAATGAAACACAAAGCTAGAGGATCTGGTGCTGAGACTGACCTTGTGCCTTGAGAACAAAAACAGTTCTCAAAGACTCTCCAAGGATCACACTTTCGTACAAAAGCCATTTAACCTTCCACAGAAGATAAACTTGCAAGGATAGCTACCCACTAATATGTATTTAACCTTGGACCAATGCCACCTTCATTACTGATTCTTGCAGCTACAGCTTCATTTCAAAAGTCTCATATAATCCTCCTCTTTttaactttaaacatttcttatcTCAGTCTCCTTGAATGTGACCTTAAGGAACACATTTTCCCCTTGCAAGGCTCTGCTGTTCCTAAGTAAATATAAGTTTCTGTATATCTTTTGTATGACGATGtagggcatgtatgtgtgtgtgtgtgtgtggtgtgtacctTAAGCATGCTTAAGGAGGCCAGAGGACGGCTTGCAGGAGTTGCTTTTCTTCTTCGAATACATGGGTCCCAGGTATTGAATTCAAGTTTTTGGGTTCAGCAGCAAGTGTCCTAACCCTCCGAGTTATCCCTTTGGACCTACACATAATCTTCAGAGGGCTTTTCTTTGTGTTATTTAGTTCGACAGACCTACAGAGGCAGCAGTGACTGCTACTCTGAAGCTCAAGCCCCGTGGAAACATAGAGGACATCTTTTGTACCTTTTGACTGAGGGACCATGGCAAAACCCTTGTGGctctccttgatcctcttcatCATTCCAGTGGCCCTGGCAGTTGGTGTGGATCAGTCCAAGAATGAAGTGAAGGCACAGAACTACTTTGGATCCATTAATATCTCTAATGCCAATGTGAAGCAGTGTGTTTGGTTTGCCATGAAAGAATACAACAAGGAAAGTGAGGACAAATATGTCTTCCTTGTGGACAAGATACTCCATGCCAAACTTCAGGTAAGAAAGTTCTATTTCCTCAGCATATTCACATATTGTGACAAAGGTGGAGGACAGGTTGTGAAAGTAGACAGATGAGACAAAAGGTGACAGTACAATTCTAAATGTGTGACTTGCTATGCACAAACCCACTGAGACAAAAgcaatatatacacatgcacttcCTATGCATGCTGTACTCATACTTGCCTGTCTTATTtcctttacttttaatttttaaatttattcttaattatgtgcatggatgtgtgtgccaGGGGTCAAGTTGAGTGTTCAGACCAGAGAGGACAATGGATTCCCTGAATCTGGAATTAAACCAGTTGAGAGCCACCAATATGGGTTCTGCAAGCTGAAATCAGCCCCACTTCAAGAGTGGTATgtgcttttagctgctgagctatGTGCACTAGTGCTTTAATCCAATGTATattcagtagaagaaaagacattCTGGATTTATTATAAAGGTGTGTATCTTTTCATGGAGCCATGCACTGTCCAGCTCAAAGGAGCACTGTGCCCATGAAATCCAATGGGCACAGTGCTTTCTGGCACTTCCAACAGTGTTTACTGCTCTGTTTAGTAGAAGTCTTTTCCAGTGCTGTCATTCAGGAATTAAAAATAGCAGCCTCAGTTGATGATGTGACTGAATTGAGAGGTTTCAACAACTAGGTCACTGTTGTCAGAACTCACACCTTCTCTACTTCAGAAAAACATGTCATTAACATTGTATTTCCAGGACGTGGCGTTGATGATGTAATACCTTTTACTGGCTGGTTAGAGTCCACAACCCATCTTTTACAGACTCTGATTCACTTTCACTGGTGCATAGGTAGCATGTACATTTATTAGTTGTACATTTCTcagaagccattttttttttgtcttagctATAGTAGGTGAGATGCTGAAATGGCCGACATTCATCACAGACCGTAGGGAGCGAGAAATCTGACTGAAAGGAAAACCTCTCATTCTGTGTTGTATTTACTGGACAGGGGAGCAGCATGTCAGGGGAACTCCTCCTAGACAATGCTTTCCCCGCATAGAATGTGTAAGTGCCCTCATGAACAGaccatatataataaaatgagaGTCACTGAGTGGAGTCCAGGACTCAGTAAGTGTTCAACACTTCCAGATGATGTCAGTTCATAGTGTTGGCAAGAACTATCACTTTTGGGAGTGACCTTGAAGATACGGCCTGAAGTCAGAGCAAGGGTTAATTGTGTGGGGGGAAGCTGCTGGGAGGTGGGTCTCCCCAGAAGCTGAGAACCACGGTAGTATTCGGGGGCAGGTGGTGTATTTTGGAGGTCATCCAAGAGGCACTGAAAAGGTAGAGCAGAAAGGAGACAGGGCAGTAGAAGGTGGTTGACACAGGGTGAGGTAATGAGGTTGATAGAATTGGTCTTCCTGACCTTGGGAAGTGCATACAGAGTGCACTCAGAGCTGGGTCAGCATGTGGGTGGTTGGGTTATTTATCTACAGGTTCCCTTCTGTCCATGACTGAGAGCTGCTACAGGAGCCCTTGGTCCTAGCTAGAAACAGGAAGTCTCAGGCAATAACCACAGGGGCCTGGCACAGTGTTTGGGAACAATACTGATAGCATCTGCTTTTAGTGGAAAGCAGGAAGGATTGGGGATGCGAGGGTGGAAGTGCAGCCAGGCATTCCAGATCCCTTTGCTGAGGTTTCCAGCAGGGCACAATGCCATGCTTGGCTTTAAGAGAAGATCAACATTTTTAATTTACtgtaggaacacacacatattaaGTTAGGAAGCACTTATGATGCTTGTGATTAAATTTGAGTTTCaaggttctttttctttctctgtagttgttattattgttgttgtgttgGTGGCTGAACCAAGCATATTCATGCTGACCTACTCATAGCTTCTACTATTGTGCTATGTCCCAAGTCCCCaaatttgagttttaaaaatagcatcctggttaacttattttaaaaaagaagttgtgAAGATACAGCCAGGATATCCACATGGCATCATGGTCAGGCCTCTTGACTTAGGTTCTCATTTCTTTGTAGCCAGCAATAAGAAAGCCCTCATTTTCCAGGTTGGTTTAGCAAAGATGGCAAATTCGTGAGCCTGGTGGGCATGTCATGTGAGCCCTAGTGCTGACAGTTTTCCTTTCAAAACCAGGATCAGCTGCTACATGCATACCCAATCTCTCTGTGCCTTTTATgcccttaaaaacaaaaagggagtGCCATGCTTGCTGAATGCTGAGGACGACTCTCTGAGTTCTTCCCCTTCTGGAGAGACTTGAAGACTCGAGGGTCGTAGAGTCAGTTTGGTGAGAGTTGGCAAAAGCCATTACAGATTGAGCAGCTCCTACCCGAAATGCTGGGGTCAAGATGAATTTTAGGTCATCTGGATTTTGTATCTGCTTTGAGTGGTCATCTTTGTCCACACGTGAGAAGATATTTTGGAAGTAGTTTCCAAATCTAAAACAAAAGGCCTTTATGTTCCATGCACATCTCATATACATAGCCTGAAGGTAATCACACATTATTTTCACTAGCCTGAAttaattttttctgtttattgttttacaaccatatatatatatatgatatactttGATTGTATTATCCATTATCATTTTTGCCCCTTCTTCAATACCCTTCCTatcttcatatttttgttttgttttggggttccACTGAATAACAAGGATGGGGAGTTATTGAAGCAAAGACAACTTAGCAGACGCTATACCACTGAGGAATATGATTTCTTTAGCCCATTAGCCGTTAACTGCCCATAGCTCTCCAGGGAGGGGTGGGGCCTCATGAGCTCTTCCTGTTTATGATGGAATATGGATGGACCTAGCTTTGTGCTGGTAGCTACTAGTGCTGTGAGCTCCTGGGTCCAATAACTGTGACTGTCACATCCAGAAGATAACAATTCACCCCATTCCTCCCTATCCGCAGGCTCCTACattctttgtgttttcctttatgttCCCTAAGCTTTTGTAGGGGCAATGTAGATGTcctgtttagggctgagcactgaACAACCACTATTCTCAGCACATTGATTAGtatgggtctctgtattagctctcAGTTGCTGTAAACAGAAGTGTCTCTGGCCTAGGCTGTGAGCTGTGCTAATCTATGTGCtatggatataaaataaatattgagaGGATGTACTTGTATCAACCAAAACCCGTGGCATAAGATCACATGTGAAATTTTTTACTCATAGCATCATGTAGattcttta contains:
- the Cst8 gene encoding cystatin-8 isoform X1, whose amino-acid sequence is MAKPLWLSLILFIIPVALAVGVDQSKNEVKAQNYFGSINISNANVKQCVWFAMKEYNKESEDKYVFLVDKILHAKLQITDRMEYQIDVQISRSNCKKPLNNTENCIPQKKPELEKKMSCSFLVGALPWNGEFNLLSKECKDV